Proteins from a single region of Runella sp. SP2:
- a CDS encoding Crp/Fnr family transcriptional regulator has protein sequence MESLTALIKHFWPTVTPDFEAALQEAVVREEIPKKTVILQEGQVAKKMYFVEKGCLRGYYLKEGTEVNSWFMKEGDFVISIVSFYTQHPSEELIETLEDCVLWSISYQRLHQLYLQHPGFNQVGRLLTERYYVLSEQRTQSLRKKTADERYRQLITSFPDISKRIPLKYIASYLGITSETLSRLRAKKW, from the coding sequence ATGGAATCACTAACCGCACTTATTAAACATTTTTGGCCAACTGTTACCCCCGATTTTGAAGCGGCGCTTCAAGAGGCGGTTGTCAGGGAAGAAATTCCTAAAAAAACGGTGATTTTGCAAGAGGGGCAAGTGGCCAAAAAGATGTACTTTGTTGAAAAAGGTTGCCTAAGAGGGTATTATCTAAAAGAAGGAACGGAGGTAAACTCGTGGTTTATGAAAGAGGGCGATTTTGTCATTTCTATTGTCAGTTTTTATACCCAACACCCCTCCGAAGAACTGATTGAGACGCTCGAAGACTGTGTTTTGTGGTCTATTTCTTACCAGCGACTTCACCAGTTGTACCTCCAACATCCAGGATTTAACCAAGTCGGAAGGCTGCTGACAGAACGTTATTATGTGTTGAGCGAACAGCGCACCCAAAGTTTGCGAAAAAAAACAGCCGACGAGCGATACCGTCAGCTGATTACGTCGTTTCCAGATATTAGCAAGCGAATACCGCTCAAGTACATTGCTTCGTATTTGGGAATTACCTCCGAAACCCTGAGCCGCTTGAGGGCAAAGAAATGGTAA
- a CDS encoding response regulator, which yields MQPLRILVVEDQTITALDIKETLEDVGHIVVDTPRNYESAIASVKKYLPDLAIIDIKLTNSAADGIITAEKIRSIHPIPFIFLTANSEKATFDRAKETLPSAYLLKPFDPDELRMQIEIVWLNHKNNQPNYAPTGLFFSVINKGYQKINPHEVVVIEADGAYVNVFLVEQQKPFEISMNLNRISSHFASPNFFRLSRSYLINLDYVERIVENTLFLRGFHQSIPIPNTSKAELVQKLTIVKTNQN from the coding sequence ATGCAGCCGTTAAGGATTCTCGTTGTTGAAGACCAAACAATTACGGCATTGGACATCAAAGAAACACTGGAAGACGTAGGCCACATTGTCGTGGATACGCCTCGCAACTATGAGTCCGCCATCGCATCAGTCAAAAAATACTTGCCTGATTTAGCCATTATCGACATTAAACTTACCAATTCGGCAGCGGATGGTATCATTACAGCCGAAAAAATCCGTTCTATCCATCCCATCCCGTTTATTTTCCTCACCGCTAATTCTGAAAAAGCGACCTTCGACCGTGCCAAAGAGACGCTTCCATCGGCCTACTTGTTAAAGCCATTTGACCCCGACGAGCTAAGAATGCAGATTGAAATTGTTTGGCTGAATCATAAAAACAATCAACCCAATTACGCTCCAACGGGACTGTTTTTTTCGGTAATAAACAAAGGTTATCAAAAAATCAACCCTCACGAAGTAGTTGTCATTGAGGCCGATGGAGCCTATGTAAATGTTTTTCTAGTGGAGCAGCAAAAGCCTTTTGAGATTAGCATGAACCTTAACAGAATCTCGTCCCATTTTGCTTCTCCCAATTTTTTTAGGCTCTCTCGTTCCTACTTAATTAACCTCGATTATGTAGAGCGAATCGTCGAAAACACGCTTTTTTTACGAGGCTTCCATCAAAGTATTCCTATCCCAAACACCAGTAAAGCCGAATTAGTCCAAAAATTAACAATCGTCAAAACCAATCAAAACTAA
- a CDS encoding O-methyltransferase, whose protein sequence is MTNLPIPQKPAILDAIDADAAAISFGQPSDDLTGAFLRTLIASKPAGKFLELGTGAGRATGWMLEGMTSDAHLISVESDEALIAIAQKHLGADPRLQLIHSLGEEVIVKLPHGQFDLIFADTWPGKYNHLEETLALVKEGGFYIIDDMLPQPNWPEGHDKKAANLIQTLENDPRFQLVKMTWASGMIVLVKKA, encoded by the coding sequence TTGACCAACTTACCCATCCCCCAAAAACCCGCCATTTTAGACGCCATTGACGCCGATGCGGCAGCCATCAGTTTTGGACAACCTTCCGATGACCTTACGGGGGCATTTCTTCGTACGCTTATTGCCAGTAAACCCGCAGGCAAATTTCTGGAACTAGGTACAGGGGCTGGCCGCGCCACGGGTTGGATGCTCGAAGGTATGACCTCTGACGCACACCTTATTTCGGTAGAGTCTGACGAAGCCCTCATTGCCATTGCCCAAAAACACCTCGGCGCCGACCCTAGGCTCCAGCTCATTCATAGTTTGGGTGAAGAGGTGATTGTAAAACTTCCTCACGGACAGTTTGACCTCATTTTTGCCGATACGTGGCCTGGGAAATACAACCATTTGGAAGAAACACTGGCATTGGTCAAGGAAGGTGGTTTTTATATCATTGACGACATGTTGCCCCAGCCCAACTGGCCCGAAGGCCACGATAAAAAAGCAGCGAATCTCATCCAAACCCTCGAAAATGACCCACGTTTTCAGCTGGTAAAAATGACGTGGGCTTCGGGAATGATTGTGCTCGTGAAGAAGGCATAA
- a CDS encoding M56 family metallopeptidase: MNFDLLSYLLKASLVMAILTGAYAWLVKRETFLQVNRWLLWINVAATLILPIVPVPDWEWVPDAPAQIVSQAASWSKEKAPKQLLPNVQKSPRVAAPTYKEESQSKVANPVAPPQKTWTLFSWIALVYWLGVGLLGAKFLLQLASLWRLKQKSTLYATDYSVVLVENPTLTAPFSFFHWIFYNPHQHTTDEWEQVWTHECIHAQQYHSLDMLSSELLKCVFWFNPFAWWHQRLVQETLEYITDRAVLDTGVEKKSYQFHLLRSTLNTSQQTFANHFNQSLLKNRIAMMNKRKSNWKAFGKYGLFIASIWVCAAFTKPYREEVASQIITNLPQLSSLMPSPKDDKKGKPTPKTVEVDLGEIRVYQKTSTEPPKDGQIESGLKLTNKKYVKYSEKNEIQVLITSKTTLSDMVEIQQEFKQLGKDLKIIQWITDSSGRFLRKLSVEVTPFAGKMSTLISQGTDTTFMPMKPIQLTVPVSNFGNKWGYGDCCIDPTQQALSREEDDIAKFEALEINTKPDVIARFKRGGDYFKPTHIFLPQSLHYEGSMTAYQAFTTTKNTDRITLSVKEPYRSAHFRLNGKKVSIEQIEKLSPERFLRAEKYEVTDALGKINDTYFVVYTKL; encoded by the coding sequence GTGAATTTCGACCTTCTCTCCTATTTGCTGAAAGCCAGTTTGGTGATGGCAATTTTGACAGGCGCTTACGCTTGGCTCGTCAAACGCGAAACTTTTTTGCAGGTGAATCGATGGTTGCTGTGGATCAACGTGGCCGCGACCTTGATTTTACCCATCGTCCCCGTCCCCGATTGGGAATGGGTACCCGATGCCCCCGCCCAAATTGTCAGCCAAGCCGCTTCTTGGAGCAAGGAAAAAGCGCCAAAGCAGCTCCTTCCAAACGTTCAAAAGTCGCCTCGCGTTGCTGCACCAACGTACAAGGAAGAAAGCCAGTCTAAGGTAGCCAATCCTGTCGCTCCCCCTCAAAAGACATGGACACTCTTTTCTTGGATTGCGTTGGTCTATTGGCTGGGTGTGGGGCTGTTAGGGGCAAAATTTTTGCTACAATTGGCTTCCCTTTGGCGGCTCAAGCAAAAAAGCACGCTTTATGCTACGGATTACAGCGTGGTATTGGTCGAAAACCCAACCCTTACAGCCCCTTTTTCATTTTTTCACTGGATTTTTTACAACCCCCACCAACACACCACCGACGAATGGGAACAGGTGTGGACACACGAGTGCATTCACGCTCAGCAGTACCACAGCCTCGATATGCTCAGTTCGGAGCTGCTAAAGTGTGTTTTTTGGTTCAATCCTTTTGCGTGGTGGCACCAGCGTTTGGTGCAAGAAACCCTCGAATACATCACCGACCGCGCCGTGCTTGACACGGGTGTTGAAAAGAAATCGTATCAATTTCATTTGTTACGAAGTACCCTCAATACCTCTCAACAAACCTTCGCCAACCACTTCAACCAATCTTTACTAAAAAACAGAATAGCCATGATGAACAAACGTAAATCTAACTGGAAAGCCTTCGGTAAGTATGGGCTGTTTATTGCGTCGATTTGGGTATGCGCGGCGTTTACGAAGCCTTATCGGGAGGAGGTTGCCTCCCAAATCATCACAAATTTGCCGCAACTAAGTAGTCTGATGCCTTCTCCCAAAGATGACAAAAAAGGCAAGCCTACCCCAAAAACGGTGGAGGTTGATTTGGGAGAAATCAGGGTGTATCAAAAAACGTCAACAGAACCACCAAAAGATGGGCAAATAGAAAGTGGCCTAAAATTAACCAACAAAAAGTACGTGAAGTACAGTGAGAAGAATGAAATTCAAGTGCTGATAACGTCCAAGACTACGCTCTCCGATATGGTTGAAATCCAACAAGAATTCAAACAACTGGGGAAAGATTTAAAAATCATTCAATGGATTACGGATTCATCAGGGCGTTTCTTGCGTAAACTTTCGGTGGAGGTTACTCCTTTTGCTGGGAAAATGTCCACACTGATTTCACAAGGTACAGACACCACCTTTATGCCCATGAAACCCATTCAGTTGACCGTTCCCGTTTCTAATTTTGGCAACAAGTGGGGATACGGTGATTGTTGTATTGACCCTACCCAACAGGCACTTTCGCGCGAGGAGGACGATATTGCCAAATTTGAAGCGTTGGAAATAAACACAAAGCCTGACGTAATCGCAAGATTCAAACGTGGAGGTGACTATTTCAAACCTACGCATATTTTTCTTCCACAGTCGTTGCATTACGAAGGGTCAATGACTGCTTACCAAGCCTTTACTACTACTAAAAACACCGACCGCATCACTCTTTCCGTCAAAGAGCCTTACCGAAGCGCTCATTTTAGACTCAATGGCAAAAAAGTCAGCATTGAACAAATTGAAAAGTTATCGCCTGAGCGGTTTTTAAGAGCTGAGAAGTACGAAGTTACCGACGCTCTTGGAAAAATAAACGATACGTACTTTGTTGTTTACACCAAACTGTAA
- a CDS encoding ATP-binding protein: MQKYPIGIQNFQKLREGGFVYIDKTVSIHRLTQQAGFYFLSRPRRFGKSLLVSTLQALYEGKKELFEGLYIGDKWDFSQTNPTLVIYFNQMSLRDVGLEQSLITTLRNEARRHALVLESEGVGFMFQELIEKLHIKTGRKVVVLVDEYDKPIVDYLEELPIAHQNRQLLKSFYGILKPSDEHLEFVLLTGVSKFAKVSVFSDLNNLRDLTLNPQFSDLVGINQEELVLNFKAEISDLASERGITEEVFLEQIKHWYNGYSWGGKASVYNPFSLLNFFADNGSFQNYWFSTGTPTWLIGLLRKQGIYQIEGQEVSEISLDTFDIEQLEVYPILFQTGYLTIRSKEDGIYVLDYPNQEVKQSFLQYLLQSYRQGSLGEGLPLVVHLRNALQNNDLAKAMEVIDTVFSSLPYDLWQNENERFYHALIHLTFTLLGVYVQSEVHTSRGRCDALVQTQLYVYAFEFKLDKTSLEALEQVKTKGYLAPYKSLGKELVAVGVNFSTKMKSVESWLIEVIND; encoded by the coding sequence ATGCAAAAATATCCGATAGGAATTCAGAATTTTCAGAAACTCCGTGAGGGAGGGTTTGTTTATATTGACAAAACGGTCTCCATTCATCGTCTGACGCAACAAGCAGGTTTTTACTTTCTATCGCGTCCTCGTCGCTTTGGAAAATCATTGTTGGTGAGTACGTTGCAGGCCTTGTACGAGGGCAAGAAGGAGTTATTTGAAGGCTTGTATATTGGGGATAAATGGGATTTTAGCCAGACGAACCCTACACTTGTGATTTATTTTAACCAAATGAGTTTGCGTGATGTGGGTTTGGAACAATCGCTGATAACGACGTTGCGCAACGAAGCGCGCCGCCACGCGTTAGTACTAGAGAGTGAAGGGGTGGGCTTTATGTTTCAGGAGTTAATTGAGAAACTTCATATCAAGACGGGTCGCAAGGTGGTGGTGTTGGTGGATGAGTATGACAAGCCGATAGTAGATTATTTGGAGGAATTGCCCATTGCGCATCAGAATCGTCAATTGTTAAAGTCATTTTATGGGATACTTAAACCTTCGGATGAACATTTGGAGTTTGTGTTGTTGACGGGCGTGAGCAAGTTTGCGAAAGTCAGTGTGTTTTCTGATTTGAATAACCTGCGAGACCTTACCCTCAATCCACAGTTTTCGGATTTGGTTGGTATCAATCAAGAAGAACTTGTTTTGAATTTTAAGGCAGAAATTTCAGACTTAGCCAGTGAAAGAGGGATTACGGAGGAGGTATTTTTAGAGCAAATCAAGCATTGGTATAACGGCTATTCATGGGGAGGCAAGGCCAGTGTTTATAACCCATTTTCGTTGCTTAATTTTTTTGCTGACAATGGTAGCTTCCAAAATTACTGGTTCAGTACAGGGACGCCTACGTGGTTAATTGGACTGTTGCGTAAGCAAGGAATTTATCAGATTGAAGGGCAAGAGGTTTCTGAAATTAGTTTAGATACCTTTGATATTGAACAGTTAGAAGTCTATCCTATCTTATTCCAAACGGGCTATTTGACGATACGGTCAAAAGAAGATGGGATTTATGTGTTGGATTATCCTAACCAAGAAGTGAAGCAATCGTTTTTGCAATATTTGCTGCAAAGCTATCGCCAAGGTTCATTGGGTGAGGGGTTACCTTTGGTAGTACACCTTCGGAATGCTTTGCAAAACAATGACTTAGCGAAGGCAATGGAAGTGATAGATACAGTATTTTCGTCGTTGCCATATGATTTGTGGCAAAATGAGAATGAGCGTTTTTACCACGCACTCATCCATTTGACGTTTACCTTATTGGGCGTATATGTACAGTCGGAAGTTCATACTTCACGGGGTCGTTGTGATGCGTTGGTGCAAACACAACTTTACGTGTATGCGTTTGAATTTAAGTTAGACAAAACTTCTTTGGAGGCGTTGGAGCAAGTAAAGACAAAAGGATATTTGGCACCCTACAAATCACTGGGGAAAGAATTGGTGGCAGTGGGCGTGAATTTTTCGACAAAAATGAAATCAGTAGAAAGCTGGCTAATAGAGGTTATCAACGACTAA
- a CDS encoding universal stress protein, whose translation MRAILVPIDFSENSQRALEFAQEIAERYDAGISLVHAFHPPVVDPNLPAETLVALAEQTEKLNQETLLKWENDCRADGFACQSKLVYGAASEVVLEEIKTQKPILVVMGRTGKGGWMDKIIGSVAAGVAGKASCPVLVLPPQTEIRTIRKIVYATELERPEENALGFAFNLAEHFKAELDLVKVRAPFEVDVFNDEEFVQDIAAVLGTKKYTLQVVEADSVVGGLQKYADEQHADLIVMATRKRDWLSGIINPSVSKKMVLATHIPVLVCHLEIVETLEV comes from the coding sequence ATGAGAGCAATATTAGTTCCGATAGATTTTTCCGAAAATTCACAACGAGCGTTGGAGTTTGCGCAGGAAATAGCCGAACGTTACGACGCAGGTATATCATTGGTTCACGCCTTTCATCCGCCCGTTGTGGATCCCAACCTGCCTGCTGAAACGCTCGTAGCGTTGGCCGAACAAACCGAAAAACTCAACCAAGAGACCCTCTTGAAGTGGGAGAACGATTGTAGAGCGGATGGTTTTGCGTGCCAAAGTAAACTCGTTTATGGAGCTGCCTCAGAAGTGGTTTTGGAAGAAATCAAAACCCAAAAGCCGATTTTAGTGGTGATGGGGAGAACAGGAAAAGGGGGGTGGATGGATAAAATAATTGGGAGTGTAGCGGCGGGAGTGGCAGGAAAAGCAAGTTGTCCTGTGTTGGTTTTACCGCCACAAACAGAAATTCGTACGATTCGGAAAATTGTGTATGCGACCGAACTCGAACGCCCCGAAGAAAATGCGCTTGGATTTGCATTCAATCTTGCCGAACACTTTAAAGCGGAGCTTGATTTAGTGAAAGTAAGAGCACCTTTTGAAGTGGATGTGTTTAACGATGAGGAGTTTGTGCAAGACATTGCGGCGGTTTTGGGTACTAAAAAGTACACTTTGCAGGTCGTAGAAGCTGATTCAGTCGTGGGTGGGCTTCAAAAATATGCGGATGAACAACACGCGGATCTGATCGTAATGGCTACCCGTAAGCGGGATTGGTTATCGGGCATTATTAATCCGAGCGTGTCGAAAAAAATGGTACTCGCTACGCACATTCCCGTGCTTGTGTGTCATTTAGAAATTGTAGAGACATTAGAAGTATAG
- a CDS encoding histidine kinase dimerization/phosphoacceptor domain -containing protein: MLTYNLFSGFIYCWLLFGTVVCFAQLPSQALPLNPVYHSKAIAIEKEALQKKDTVLLAEAYYQYFKSFSAAGDYQNAHAYFTKSLRIQEKRGETYELGRLYFYLCEMAVSTLQYEDALKHIRKSLAIAKKIQSAVGLMRAYKSLAEIHKQNWQTPQYPRRPSPRLDSAQFYYQKLLDIAQKSNNNEALAEVYEGLGKLLMDRNSPKAIGYFESCCFLFTNKVKRSSGVISVSVNLLSAYIHFKKYNQATVLAQKIEDMIDTVYVNAKIQAKFQQELVNLYKATQNWKKALEHSEKLNKIEYKELMDDRQGALSKLSIVYETEKKEKQIQLQQQEINSRIETEKSQQISIVLALVLLAVTAVASIIFYNLYRKNQRIGLKNQELVHEQNHRVKNNLQTVSSLLSLQARQLTDPTAIQAITNSQLRIQSMVILHRRLYDTEQLAHVFLPAFIKEITEAVHKTFGYAHIIPKLTIENIYLHADKAIPLGLILNELITNCCKYAYPTQSDPLLLIECKRLNDEIHLIVSDNGLNSHCSENVKKTFGMKLVRAQIEQLYAQFQIDTSKGYQFSMNFKG; this comes from the coding sequence ATGTTAACTTACAACCTGTTTAGTGGCTTCATTTATTGTTGGCTCCTTTTTGGGACAGTTGTCTGCTTCGCACAGTTACCAAGCCAAGCCCTCCCCCTCAACCCTGTTTATCATAGTAAAGCCATTGCCATTGAAAAAGAAGCGCTTCAGAAAAAAGATACTGTTTTGTTGGCCGAAGCCTATTATCAGTACTTTAAAAGTTTTTCAGCGGCTGGAGATTACCAAAATGCCCACGCCTATTTCACCAAATCACTCAGGATTCAAGAGAAGCGAGGGGAAACTTACGAACTAGGCCGTCTTTATTTTTACTTATGTGAAATGGCCGTAAGTACCTTACAATACGAAGATGCACTCAAGCACATCCGAAAATCTCTTGCCATCGCAAAGAAAATTCAATCAGCAGTTGGCTTGATGCGAGCTTACAAATCTTTGGCAGAAATTCACAAACAAAACTGGCAAACACCCCAGTATCCTCGTCGCCCTTCACCAAGGCTCGATAGTGCGCAATTTTATTATCAAAAACTCCTTGATATAGCCCAAAAAAGCAACAATAATGAAGCATTGGCAGAAGTCTATGAAGGACTTGGAAAGTTGTTAATGGATCGTAACTCACCTAAAGCAATTGGCTATTTTGAATCATGTTGCTTTCTTTTTACAAATAAAGTTAAAAGAAGCTCAGGCGTGATTTCAGTCTCCGTCAACCTTTTATCAGCCTATATTCATTTCAAAAAATACAACCAAGCAACAGTATTGGCTCAAAAAATTGAAGACATGATTGATACGGTTTATGTCAACGCGAAAATTCAGGCCAAATTCCAACAGGAGCTTGTCAACCTCTATAAAGCAACTCAAAATTGGAAAAAAGCCCTTGAACATTCCGAAAAACTCAATAAAATTGAATACAAAGAACTGATGGATGACCGACAAGGAGCATTGAGTAAATTGAGTATTGTCTATGAAACTGAGAAAAAAGAAAAACAAATTCAACTCCAACAACAAGAAATCAACAGCCGAATTGAAACCGAAAAAAGCCAACAAATTTCCATTGTACTAGCCCTTGTCTTATTGGCAGTTACGGCTGTGGCGAGTATTATTTTCTACAATTTGTATCGCAAAAATCAACGCATTGGCCTCAAAAACCAAGAACTTGTTCATGAACAGAACCACCGTGTAAAAAACAATTTACAAACCGTCTCAAGCCTTCTCAGTCTTCAGGCAAGACAACTGACCGACCCTACCGCCATTCAGGCCATTACTAATAGCCAACTTCGTATTCAGTCGATGGTCATTTTACACCGAAGGCTCTACGATACTGAGCAGCTCGCCCACGTTTTTTTACCCGCTTTCATCAAAGAAATCACCGAGGCAGTTCACAAAACTTTTGGCTACGCACACATTATTCCTAAACTCACCATTGAAAATATATACTTACACGCTGACAAAGCCATACCACTTGGTTTAATTCTCAATGAACTAATTACGAACTGCTGCAAATATGCCTACCCAACCCAATCAGACCCGTTGTTACTAATTGAATGTAAACGACTTAACGATGAAATACACCTCATCGTTTCTGACAATGGACTCAATTCACATTGTTCAGAAAACGTCAAAAAAACATTTGGTATGAAACTCGTCAGAGCCCAAATCGAACAACTTTATGCCCAGTTTCAAATAGATACATCCAAAGGGTATCAGTTTAGTATGAATTTTAAAGGTTAA
- the tig gene encoding trigger factor, translating to MEVLLEKSTPTNATLTIKLAKEDYQPKVDKTIKDYSKRVALKGFRPGKVPATVIQRMYGKSIVIDEVNNLLSETVSNYIRDNKLAVVGDPQINREKTDAVNWDKQTEFEFSYELGLASDFEVNIGALPAVSSYTIEAGEKELNDTIENLRTQFTSQINPETSEAGDMLYGELKQVGGEFSTKTAIPSKQIKEEAQAKFVGLTKGSEVTFDIRDTFVDDKAIALLTGKKEEEIAEFAGEFSFVVEDITRQAPSEINQEFFDKVLGVGKAEDEESFRSQVAEIIQRNYAREADSLLRRDIDQLLLDNIQIDLPEAFLKDWLFQLNEGKFTLEQIDADYPQFTKSLKLSLIKNKLAEQTEIKVEQSEVIARAEDMVREQFGIYGDSMGDQMEETIRKIAMNYLTTEKENNYSKMFNLVFDDKVFEYLSGQVAVEAKTIDVEQFKEIVNALS from the coding sequence ATGGAGGTTCTGTTAGAAAAAAGCACACCCACCAATGCCACGCTAACCATCAAATTAGCGAAAGAGGATTATCAACCAAAAGTAGATAAAACAATCAAAGATTATAGCAAGCGCGTAGCTTTGAAAGGTTTCCGTCCTGGAAAAGTACCTGCTACTGTAATCCAAAGAATGTACGGTAAAAGCATTGTTATCGACGAAGTGAATAACTTGCTTTCTGAAACCGTAAGTAACTATATCCGTGACAATAAACTTGCCGTAGTGGGCGACCCGCAAATTAACCGCGAAAAAACTGATGCGGTAAATTGGGACAAACAAACGGAATTTGAATTTAGCTACGAATTAGGTTTAGCCTCTGATTTTGAGGTAAATATTGGTGCATTGCCTGCGGTTTCTTCTTATACGATTGAGGCAGGAGAAAAGGAACTTAATGATACCATCGAAAACCTTCGTACGCAGTTCACAAGCCAAATCAACCCTGAAACGTCAGAAGCAGGTGATATGCTTTATGGTGAATTGAAGCAAGTCGGTGGTGAATTCTCTACTAAAACGGCGATTCCTTCAAAACAAATCAAAGAAGAAGCACAAGCGAAATTCGTTGGTTTGACCAAAGGAAGCGAAGTAACATTTGATATTCGTGATACGTTTGTGGACGACAAAGCGATTGCGCTCTTGACGGGTAAAAAAGAAGAAGAAATCGCTGAGTTTGCGGGTGAATTTTCTTTTGTAGTAGAAGACATCACGCGCCAAGCGCCTTCAGAAATCAATCAAGAGTTTTTTGATAAGGTGTTGGGCGTAGGTAAAGCCGAAGACGAAGAATCGTTCCGCTCGCAAGTGGCCGAAATCATCCAACGTAATTATGCACGTGAAGCAGATTCATTGTTGCGCCGTGACATCGACCAATTGTTGTTGGACAACATCCAAATCGACCTTCCAGAAGCGTTTTTGAAAGATTGGTTGTTCCAGTTGAACGAAGGTAAATTTACACTTGAGCAAATCGACGCTGACTATCCTCAGTTCACAAAATCGTTGAAGTTGTCGTTGATTAAGAACAAATTGGCCGAGCAAACCGAAATCAAAGTAGAACAATCAGAAGTGATTGCGCGCGCTGAGGACATGGTTCGTGAGCAATTTGGTATCTACGGTGATTCAATGGGAGACCAGATGGAAGAAACCATCCGCAAAATTGCGATGAACTACCTAACGACTGAAAAAGAGAACAACTACTCAAAGATGTTCAACTTGGTGTTTGACGACAAAGTGTTTGAGTACTTGAGCGGCCAAGTGGCAGTTGAGGCAAAAACAATTGACGTAGAGCAGTTCAAAGAAATTGTGAACGCGTTGAGCTAA
- a CDS encoding ATP-binding protein has protein sequence MQKYPIGIQNFQELITGGYLYVDKTALIYRLVSRGKYYFLSRPRRFGKSLLVSTLQALYEGKKELFEGLYIGDKWDFSQTNPTLVIYFNQMSLRDVGLEQSLITTLRNEARRHELVLESEGVGFMFQELIEKLHIKTGRKVVVLVDEYDKPIVDYLEELPIAHQNRQLLKSFYGILKPSDEHLEFVLLTGVSKFAKVSVFSDLNNLNDISLDDDYANLVGISQPELEASFEEEISVLAAKQEITREAFLEKVKAWYNGYSWNGTDRVYNPFSLLNFFSKRGAFQNYWFSTGTPTWLIGLLRKQGIYQIEGQEVSEISLDTFDIERLEVYPILFQTGYLTIRSGEDGIYVLDYPNQEVKQSFLQYLLQSYRQGSLGEGLPLVVHLRNALQNNDLAKAMEVIDTVFSSLPYDLWQNENERFYHALIHLTFTLLGVYVQSEVHTSRGRCDALVQTQRYVYAFEFKLDKTSSEALEQVKTKGYLAPYKSLGKELVAVGVNFSTATKSVESWDVAVLN, from the coding sequence ATGCAAAAATATCCGATAGGAATCCAGAATTTTCAAGAGCTTATCACGGGGGGGTATCTCTATGTGGATAAAACAGCGTTAATTTACCGCTTGGTGAGTAGGGGGAAATATTACTTTCTATCGCGTCCTCGTCGCTTTGGGAAATCATTGCTGGTGAGTACGTTGCAGGCCTTGTACGAGGGCAAGAAGGAGTTATTTGAAGGCTTGTATATTGGGGATAAATGGGATTTTAGCCAGACAAATCCCACGCTTGTGATTTATTTTAACCAAATGAGTTTGCGTGATGTGGGTTTGGAACAATCGCTGATAACGACTTTGCGCAACGAAGCGCGCCGCCACGAGTTAGTACTAGAGAGTGAAGGGGTGGGCTTTATGTTTCAGGAGTTAATTGAGAAACTTCATATCAAGACGGGTCGTAAAGTGGTGGTGTTGGTGGATGAGTACGACAAGCCGATAGTGGATTATTTGGAGGAGTTGCCCATTGCGCATCAGAATCGTCAATTGTTAAAGTCATTTTATGGAATACTCAAACCTTCGGACGAGCATTTGGAGTTTGTGTTGTTGACGGGTGTAAGCAAATTCGCCAAGGTCAGTGTGTTTTCGGATTTGAATAATCTTAATGACATAAGTTTAGATGATGATTACGCTAATTTGGTAGGGATTAGCCAACCTGAATTGGAAGCTAGTTTTGAGGAAGAGATTAGTGTTTTGGCGGCAAAACAAGAAATTACTAGAGAAGCGTTTCTGGAAAAAGTAAAAGCGTGGTACAATGGGTATTCTTGGAACGGGACGGATAGGGTTTATAATCCTTTTTCATTATTAAATTTCTTTTCAAAGCGGGGCGCTTTTCAAAATTACTGGTTCAGTACAGGCACACCTACGTGGTTAATTGGACTGTTGCGTAAGCAAGGAATTTATCAGATTGAAGGGCAAGAGGTTTCTGAAATTAGTTTAGATACCTTTGATATTGAACGGTTAGAAGTCTATCCTATCTTATTCCAAACGGGCTATTTGACGATACGTTCGGGGGAAGATGGGATTTACGTGTTGGATTATCCTAACCAAGAAGTGAAGCAATCGTTTTTGCAATATTTGCTGCAAAGCTATCGCCAAGGTTCATTGGGTGAGGGGTTACCTTTGGTAGTACACCTTCGGAATGCTTTGCAAAACAATGACTTAGCGAAGGCAATGGAAGTGATAGATACAGTATTTTCGTCGTTGCCATATGATTTGTGGCAAAATGAGAATGAGCGTTTCTACCACGCACTTATCCATTTGACGTTTACCTTATTGGGCGTATATGTACAGTCGGAAGTTCATACTTCACGGGGTCGTTGTGATGCGTTGGTACAAACGCAGCGTTACGTGTATGCGTTTGAATTTAAGTTAGACAAAACGTCATCGGAGGCGTTGGAGCAAGTAAAGACAAAAGGATATTTGGCACCCTACAAATCACTGGGGAAAGAATTGGTGGCAGTGGGCGTGAATTTTTCGACGGCCACGAAGTCGGTTGAAAGCTGGGACGTAGCTGTTTTGAATTGA